A stretch of Brachyspira suanatina DNA encodes these proteins:
- a CDS encoding EFR1 family ferrodoxin (N-terminal region resembles flavodoxins. C-terminal ferrodoxin region binds two 4Fe-4S clusters.): protein MSENKKAVIYCFSGTGNTEKAAKEYKKIFEENSIETLLYNVGDNFDNMPNPENYDYVGLAYPIHGFNAPYPIFDLIKLFPKLDNKKIFIIKTSGEPLTINNISSEPLMARLKPKGYILTNEYHYIMPYNIIFRHTDEFAAKMWKTAKALCVIEANEVLQGKECFLKKFPFGRFIAFLFRIEHPAMKVNGNLFRVKKICTHCNLCVKKCPVNNIYNDENGNIKFKNKCVMCTSCAFRCPVDAINIGILNFWRVNGVYKFENPPTGIKGKHDNYCKKAYDRYFADADKKIHNYVRSAEEEYKQKSYYKNIENYIL, encoded by the coding sequence ATGTCAGAAAATAAAAAAGCTGTAATATATTGTTTTTCTGGAACAGGAAATACTGAAAAAGCAGCCAAGGAATATAAAAAAATATTTGAAGAAAACAGCATTGAAACTTTATTATATAATGTAGGTGATAATTTTGATAATATGCCTAATCCTGAAAATTATGATTATGTAGGGCTTGCTTATCCTATACATGGCTTCAATGCCCCTTATCCTATTTTTGATTTAATTAAATTATTTCCAAAGTTAGATAATAAGAAGATATTCATTATAAAGACTTCAGGAGAGCCTTTAACAATTAATAATATTTCTTCAGAGCCTTTGATGGCAAGACTTAAGCCAAAGGGTTATATACTTACCAATGAATATCATTATATAATGCCTTATAATATAATATTCAGACATACTGATGAGTTTGCTGCTAAGATGTGGAAAACTGCTAAGGCTTTATGTGTTATAGAGGCTAATGAAGTTCTACAAGGCAAAGAGTGCTTTTTAAAGAAATTTCCATTCGGCAGATTCATTGCCTTTTTATTTAGAATAGAGCATCCTGCTATGAAAGTTAATGGCAATTTATTTAGAGTGAAAAAGATTTGTACTCATTGTAATTTATGTGTTAAAAAATGTCCTGTTAATAATATTTATAATGATGAAAATGGAAATATCAAATTCAAAAATAAATGCGTAATGTGTACAAGCTGTGCTTTCAGATGTCCTGTTGATGCTATAAATATAGGAATATTAAACTTTTGGAGGGTTAATGGTGTTTACAAGTTTGAAAATCCTCCTACAGGCATAAAAGGCAAGCATGATAATTACTGTAAAAAAGCCTACGACAGATATTTTGCAGATGCAGACAAAAAAATACATAATTATGTCAGAAGTGCAGAAGAAGAATATAAACAAAAATCATATTATAAAAACATAGAAAATTATATATTGTAA